The following are from one region of the Veillonella nakazawae genome:
- the erm(B) gene encoding 23S rRNA (adenine(2058)-N(6))-methyltransferase Erm(B): MNKNIKYSQNFLTSEKVLNQIIKQLNLKETDTVYEIGTGKGHLTTKLAKISKQVTSIELDSHLFNLSSEKLKLNIRVTLIHQDILQFQFPNKQRYKIVGNIPYHLSTQIIKKVVFESHASDIYLIVEEGFYKRTLDIHRTLGLLLHTQVSIQQLLKLPAECFHPKPKVNSVLIKLTRHTTDVPDKYWKLYTYFVSKWVNREYRQLFTKNQFHQAMKHAKVNNLSTVTYEQVLSIFNSYLLFNGRK; the protein is encoded by the coding sequence ATGAACAAAAATATAAAATATTCTCAAAACTTTTTAACGAGTGAAAAAGTACTCAACCAAATAATAAAACAATTGAATTTAAAAGAAACCGATACCGTTTACGAAATTGGAACAGGTAAAGGGCATTTAACGACGAAACTGGCTAAAATAAGTAAACAGGTAACGTCTATTGAATTAGACAGTCATCTATTCAACTTATCGTCAGAAAAATTAAAACTGAACATTCGTGTCACTTTAATTCACCAAGATATTCTACAGTTTCAATTCCCTAACAAACAGAGGTATAAAATTGTTGGGAATATTCCTTACCATTTAAGCACACAAATTATTAAAAAAGTGGTTTTTGAAAGCCATGCGTCTGACATCTATCTGATTGTTGAAGAAGGATTCTACAAGCGTACCTTGGATATTCACCGAACACTAGGGTTGCTCTTGCACACTCAAGTCTCGATTCAGCAATTGCTTAAGCTGCCAGCGGAATGCTTTCATCCTAAACCAAAAGTAAACAGTGTCTTAATAAAACTTACCCGCCATACCACAGATGTTCCAGATAAATATTGGAAGCTATATACGTACTTTGTTTCAAAATGGGTCAATCGAGAATATCGTCAACTGTTTACTAAAAATCAGTTTCATCAAGCAATGAAACACGCCAAAGTAAACAATTTAAGTACCGTTACTTATGAGCAAGTATTGTCTATTTTTAATAGTTATCTATTATTTAACGGGAGGAAATAA
- a CDS encoding recombinase family protein, producing the protein MIFGYARVSTDDQNLSLQIDALTHYGIDKLFQEKVTGAKKDRPQLEEMINLLREGDSVVIYKLDRISRSTKHLIELSELFEELSVNFISIQDNVDTSTSMGRFFFRVMASLAELERDIIIERTNSGLKAARVRGKKGGRPSKGKLSIDLALKMYDSKEYSIRQILDASKLSKTTFYRYLNKRNA; encoded by the coding sequence ATGATTTTTGGCTATGCTCGAGTGAGTACGGATGATCAAAATCTTAGTTTACAAATTGATGCACTTACTCATTATGGAATTGATAAATTATTTCAAGAAAAAGTAACTGGTGCGAAAAAAGACCGACCGCAATTAGAAGAAATGATCAACCTACTACGTGAAGGAGATTCTGTTGTCATTTACAAGTTAGATCGAATTTCACGATCAACTAAACATTTGATTGAACTTTCTGAATTATTTGAAGAACTTAGTGTCAATTTTATATCTATTCAAGATAACGTAGATACTTCAACGTCTATGGGAAGATTCTTTTTCCGAGTTATGGCTAGTTTAGCAGAACTGGAACGGGATATTATTATTGAACGAACTAACTCTGGTCTTAAGGCAGCCAGAGTCCGAGGAAAAAAAGGGGGCCGTCCAAGTAAAGGTAAGCTATCAATTGATTTAGCTTTAAAAATGTATGACAGCAAAGAGTATTCTATTCGTCAAATTCTTGATGCCTCTAAATTAAGCAAAACAACCTTTTACCGTTACCTCAATAAAAGGAATGCTTAA
- a CDS encoding cysteine-rich KTR domain-containing protein, translated as MCPVCGNKTRLKIREDTELKKFPLYCPKCRQENLIEIKQFKVTVITEPDAKTQSR; from the coding sequence TTGTGTCCTGTATGTGGAAATAAAACACGATTAAAGATAAGGGAAGATACTGAATTAAAAAAATTCCCCCTCTATTGTCCGAAATGCAGACAAGAAAATTTAATTGAAATAAAGCAGTTCAAAGTAACTGTGATTACAGAGCCAGACGCAAAGACGCAGAGCCGATAA
- the tet(M) gene encoding tetracycline resistance ribosomal protection protein Tet(M), which translates to MKIINIGVLAHVDAGKTTLTESLLYNSGAITELGSVDKGTTRTDNTLLERQRGITIQTGITSFQWENTKVNIIDTPGHMDFLAEVYRSLSVLDGAILLISAKDGVQAQTRILFHALRKMGIPTIFFINKIDQNGIDLSTVYQDIKEKLSAEIVIKQKVELYPNMCVTNFTESEQWDTVIEGNDDLLEKYMSGKSLEALELEQEESIRFQNCSLFPLYHGSAKSNIGIDNLIEVITNKFYSSTHRGQSELCGKVFKIEYSEKRQRLAYIRLYSGVLHLRDSVRISEKEKIKITEMYTSINGELCKIDKAYSGEIVILQNEFLKLNSVLGDTKLLPQRERIENPLPLLQTTVEPSKPQQREMLLDALLEISDSDPLLRYYVDSATHEIILSFLGKVQMEVTCALLQEKYHVEIEIKEPTVIYMERPLKKAEYTIHIEVPPNPFWASIGLSVAQLPLGSGVQYESSVSLGYLNQSFQNAVMEGIRYGCEQGLYGWNVTDCKICFKYGLYYSPVSTPADFRMLAPIVLEQVLKKAGTELLEPYLSFKIYAPQEYLSRAYNDAPKYCANIVDTQLKNNEVILSGEIPARCIQEYRSDLTFFTNGRSVCLTELKGYHVTTGEPVCQPRRPNSRIDKVRYMFNKIT; encoded by the coding sequence TGGACAAAGGTACAACGAGGACGGATAATACGCTTTTAGAACGTCAGAGAGGAATTACAATTCAGACAGGAATAACCTCTTTTCAGTGGGAAAATACGAAGGTGAACATCATAGACACGCCAGGACATATGGATTTCTTAGCAGAAGTATATCGTTCATTATCAGTTTTAGATGGGGCAATTCTACTGATTTCTGCAAAAGATGGCGTACAAGCACAAACTCGTATATTATTTCATGCACTTAGGAAAATGGGGATTCCCACAATCTTTTTTATCAATAAGATTGACCAAAATGGAATTGATTTATCAACGGTTTATCAGGATATTAAAGAGAAACTTTCTGCCGAAATTGTAATCAAACAGAAGGTAGAACTGTATCCTAATATGTGTGTGACGAACTTTACCGAATCTGAACAATGGGATACGGTAATAGAGGGAAACGATGACCTTTTAGAGAAATATATGTCCGGTAAATCATTAGAAGCATTGGAACTCGAACAAGAGGAAAGCATAAGATTTCAGAATTGTTCTCTGTTCCCTCTTTATCATGGAAGTGCAAAAAGTAATATAGGGATTGATAACCTTATAGAAGTGATTACGAATAAATTTTATTCATCAACACATCGAGGTCAGTCTGAACTTTGCGGAAAAGTTTTCAAAATTGAGTATTCGGAAAAAAGACAGCGTCTTGCATATATACGTCTTTATAGTGGCGTACTGCATTTGCGAGATTCGGTTAGAATATCGGAAAAGGAAAAAATAAAAATTACAGAAATGTATACTTCAATAAATGGTGAATTATGTAAAATCGATAAGGCTTATTCCGGGGAAATTGTTATTTTGCAGAATGAGTTTTTGAAGTTAAATAGTGTTCTTGGAGATACAAAGCTATTGCCACAGAGAGAGAGAATTGAAAATCCCCTCCCTCTGCTGCAAACGACTGTTGAACCGAGCAAACCTCAACAAAGGGAAATGTTACTTGATGCACTTTTAGAAATCTCCGACAGTGACCCGCTTCTGCGATATTATGTGGATTCTGCGACACATGAAATCATACTTTCTTTCTTAGGGAAAGTACAAATGGAAGTGACTTGTGCTCTGCTGCAAGAAAAGTATCATGTGGAGATAGAAATAAAAGAGCCTACAGTCATTTATATGGAAAGACCGTTAAAAAAAGCAGAGTATACCATTCACATCGAAGTTCCACCGAATCCTTTCTGGGCTTCCATTGGTCTATCTGTAGCACAGCTTCCATTAGGGAGCGGAGTACAGTATGAGAGCTCGGTTTCTCTTGGATACTTAAATCAATCGTTTCAAAATGCAGTTATGGAGGGGATACGCTATGGCTGTGAACAAGGATTGTATGGTTGGAATGTGACGGACTGTAAAATCTGTTTTAAGTATGGCTTATACTATAGCCCTGTTAGTACCCCAGCAGATTTTCGGATGCTTGCTCCTATTGTATTGGAACAAGTCTTAAAAAAAGCTGGAACAGAATTGTTAGAGCCATATCTTAGTTTTAAAATTTATGCGCCACAGGAATATCTTTCACGAGCATACAACGATGCTCCTAAATATTGTGCGAACATCGTAGACACTCAATTGAAAAATAATGAGGTCATTCTTAGTGGAGAAATCCCTGCTCGGTGTATTCAAGAATATCGTAGTGATTTAACTTTCTTTACAAATGGACGTAGTGTTTGTTTAACAGAGTTAAAAGGGTACCATGTTACTACCGGTGAACCTGTTTGCCAGCCCCGTCGTCCAAATAGTCGGATAGATAAAGTACGATATATGTTCAATAAAATAACTTAG
- a CDS encoding 23S rRNA methyltransferase attenuation leader peptide, producing MLVFQMRNVDKTSTVLKQTKNSDYADK from the coding sequence ATGTTGGTATTCCAAATGCGTAATGTAGATAAAACATCTACTGTTTTGAAACAGACTAAAAACAGTGATTACGCAGATAAATAA
- a CDS encoding Tn3 family transposase — MAMKRILTTSQREQLLSVDHLSEEDFKAYFSFSDYDLEVINQHRGKVNKLGFAIQLCLARYPGCSLSNWPIKSTRLTSYVSRQLHLDAIDLNSYDHRNTRANHFNEILEVFNYHRFGSANTQKQLIEYLIELALENDDSIYLMKKTIDFLTRKRIIFPSIATLEDIISRCRDKAENNLFSILLCSLTDIQIEKLESLFQIYEETKITKLAWLKDIPGKANPESFMSICKKVEVIASMGLGTINVSHINRNRFLQLARLGENYDAYDFSRFELEKRYSLLIAFLVNHHQYLIDQLIEINDRILASIKRKGTRDSQEQLKEKGKLATKKLEHYASLIDALHFAKDNDSNPFDEIERIMPWEDLVQDGEEAKKITGNKNHGYLEMVRNKANYLRRYTPMLLRTLSFKATPAANPVLMALTQLTDLHNSGKRKIPADTSTDFVSKKWKSLVRPEEGKIDRSYYELVAFTELKNNIRSGDISVEGSMIHRNIDDYLVDLSACIDSETIPDTFEDYLKDREIILDLQLQFYSTVDKRISRANLKKLEKVTPSEAEIYRKKLYSIIPKIRLSDLLIEVDSWTNFSQEFSHDSTGKPPSEQERKIIFAALLGLGMNIGLEKMAQSTPGISYSQLANAKQWRFYKEALTRAQSVLVNYQLKLPVADFWGEGKTTASDGMRVPVGVSALKSDVNPHYKSMEKGATMIRSINDRHTTHHIEVASTNTREATHTLDGLLYHETDLDIEEHFTDTNGYSDQVFGMTALLGFDFEPRIRNIKKSQLFSIKSPSYYPNLSEDISGKINVKIIEENYDEIKRIAYSIQTGKVSSSLLLGKLGSYARKNRVALALRELGRIEKSIFMIDYITDSELRRRITHGLNKTEAINALARELFFGRRGKFMERDIRRQLQSASALNVLINAISIWNAVYLQAAYNYLVKIDPEVTKYMKHVSPINWEHITFLGEYKFDLLSIPKHLRELNIKNK, encoded by the coding sequence ATGGCTATGAAAAGAATTTTAACTACTTCACAGCGTGAACAACTTCTTTCTGTAGACCACTTATCAGAAGAGGATTTTAAAGCGTATTTTAGTTTTTCTGATTATGATCTGGAGGTTATTAATCAACACCGTGGAAAGGTCAATAAACTAGGATTTGCGATACAACTTTGTTTGGCCCGGTATCCTGGGTGTTCTTTAAGTAATTGGCCGATTAAATCAACCAGACTAACTTCTTATGTGAGTCGACAGCTCCATCTTGATGCAATTGATTTAAATTCATATGATCATAGAAATACACGTGCAAATCACTTCAACGAGATCTTAGAAGTATTCAACTATCATCGATTCGGTAGTGCTAATACACAAAAACAGTTAATAGAATATTTAATTGAACTAGCTTTAGAAAATGATGACTCTATCTATCTAATGAAAAAAACAATTGATTTCTTAACTCGAAAAAGAATTATTTTTCCATCTATAGCTACACTTGAAGACATTATAAGCCGCTGTCGAGATAAAGCAGAAAACAACTTATTTTCAATATTACTCTGTTCATTAACAGATATACAAATTGAAAAACTAGAGAGTTTGTTTCAAATTTATGAAGAGACGAAAATAACTAAACTCGCTTGGCTAAAAGACATTCCAGGTAAGGCAAATCCAGAAAGCTTTATGAGTATTTGTAAAAAAGTGGAAGTGATTGCTTCCATGGGACTCGGGACAATTAATGTCTCCCATATTAATCGGAACAGGTTTCTTCAGCTAGCTAGACTAGGGGAAAATTATGATGCATATGACTTCTCCCGTTTTGAGCTTGAAAAAAGATACTCTTTACTTATTGCTTTTTTAGTCAATCATCATCAATATCTGATCGATCAACTGATTGAGATTAATGACCGCATTTTAGCAAGTATTAAACGCAAAGGGACACGTGATTCACAAGAACAGTTAAAAGAAAAAGGAAAATTGGCTACTAAAAAATTGGAACATTATGCTTCTTTAATTGATGCTCTTCACTTTGCAAAAGATAATGATAGTAATCCTTTTGACGAAATTGAACGAATCATGCCTTGGGAAGATTTAGTACAAGATGGAGAAGAAGCTAAAAAAATTACAGGTAATAAAAATCATGGCTATTTAGAAATGGTTCGAAATAAAGCTAATTACCTCCGAAGATACACGCCAATGTTATTGAGGACCCTTTCGTTCAAAGCAACTCCGGCAGCAAATCCAGTCCTCATGGCCCTAACTCAACTAACTGATTTACACAATAGTGGTAAAAGAAAAATACCGGCAGATACTTCTACTGATTTTGTGAGTAAAAAATGGAAAAGCCTTGTTCGGCCAGAAGAGGGGAAAATAGATCGGTCTTACTATGAGTTAGTAGCTTTCACCGAGCTAAAGAACAATATTCGATCAGGAGATATTTCAGTTGAAGGAAGTATGATCCATCGAAATATTGATGATTACTTAGTTGATTTATCTGCTTGTATTGATTCAGAAACTATTCCAGACACGTTTGAGGACTATTTAAAGGATCGGGAAATAATTTTAGATTTACAGCTTCAATTTTATTCGACAGTTGATAAGAGAATTTCAAGAGCAAACCTTAAAAAGTTGGAAAAAGTTACACCTAGCGAAGCAGAAATATATAGAAAAAAACTTTATTCAATAATTCCTAAGATAAGGCTTAGTGATCTTTTAATTGAGGTGGACAGTTGGACCAACTTTTCACAAGAATTTAGTCATGATTCTACAGGGAAACCGCCGAGTGAACAAGAAAGAAAAATTATTTTTGCTGCTTTGCTGGGTTTAGGGATGAATATTGGTCTTGAAAAAATGGCCCAATCAACTCCTGGAATTTCTTATTCTCAGTTAGCCAATGCCAAACAATGGCGCTTTTATAAAGAAGCTCTGACTCGTGCTCAATCTGTTTTGGTTAATTATCAGTTAAAGCTTCCTGTTGCAGACTTTTGGGGTGAAGGAAAAACCACTGCTTCAGACGGAATGCGCGTCCCAGTGGGCGTCTCAGCTCTAAAATCCGATGTTAATCCACATTACAAAAGTATGGAAAAAGGAGCTACAATGATTCGATCAATAAATGATAGGCATACGACTCATCATATCGAGGTTGCTTCAACTAATACAAGGGAAGCTACTCATACCCTTGATGGCCTACTTTATCATGAAACAGATCTAGATATTGAGGAACATTTTACTGATACAAATGGGTATTCTGATCAGGTGTTTGGAATGACCGCATTACTAGGCTTTGATTTTGAACCTCGCATCAGAAATATAAAAAAATCACAATTATTTTCTATCAAATCACCTTCCTACTACCCTAACTTATCAGAAGATATAAGCGGAAAAATCAATGTAAAAATTATTGAAGAAAACTATGATGAAATTAAACGAATCGCCTATTCGATTCAAACAGGAAAAGTATCTAGTTCTTTACTATTAGGAAAGCTAGGCTCATACGCACGTAAGAATAGAGTAGCTCTTGCACTGAGAGAACTAGGTCGCATTGAAAAGAGCATTTTTATGATAGATTATATTACAGATAGTGAGCTACGGCGAAGGATCACTCATGGACTAAATAAGACAGAAGCGATTAATGCTTTAGCTAGAGAACTATTTTTTGGGCGACGCGGAAAATTTATGGAGCGCGATATTCGCCGACAACTTCAAAGTGCTAGTGCGCTTAATGTGTTAATAAATGCAATAAGTATATGGAACGCCGTCTACTTACAAGCAGCTTATAATTATCTCGTCAAAATAGATCCCGAAGTAACTAAGTATATGAAGCATGTATCTCCTATTAATTGGGAGCATATCACTTTTCTTGGAGAGTATAAATTTGACTTGTTATCTATTCCTAAACACTTAAGAGAATTGAATATAAAAAATAAATAG